In the Bacillus shivajii genome, one interval contains:
- a CDS encoding NfeD family protein, whose protein sequence is MFRIVLFSSMLMLAFILSIVPQQAESTGDGKLVYYIPVEQAVERGLLAFLNRSITAAEEEGADHIVFEVNTPGGLVDAASEIASLIRNTETPTTAYVINDAMSAGAYISLNADQIVMTPGSEMGAAQVIEGGSGTAADDKAHSAWLAAMRSAAELNDRDPQYALAMADSEIDIPEYGAPSGRLLTLTSSEAYEVGYAEAIAQNRQELLEYLNLENAEEREAEVSFAEQIARFVTHPIVIPILLSIGSMGLVLELYSPGFGIPGIMGASALFLYFFGHMVAGFAGWETFILFSVGVILLLIEIFVPGFGIFGIIGIGAIIGSMVLASYSTMNILLSILIAAVLTTIVSILFFKYVGYRGPLKRVILNDATKNEEGYVSNETRTDIVGNVGEALTTLRPSGTALIGEERLDVVSEGGYIEQGRNVKVISTAGSRIVVREVSGDTENKENE, encoded by the coding sequence ATGTTTAGAATAGTGCTCTTTTCTTCGATGTTGATGTTAGCATTCATCCTTTCGATTGTCCCTCAACAAGCCGAAAGCACTGGGGATGGTAAGCTGGTTTACTATATACCAGTTGAACAAGCTGTAGAGAGAGGTTTACTTGCATTTTTAAATCGATCGATTACCGCTGCTGAAGAAGAAGGAGCAGATCATATCGTATTCGAAGTGAATACACCTGGAGGTCTCGTCGATGCAGCGAGTGAAATCGCTTCATTAATTCGCAATACTGAGACACCAACGACAGCTTATGTAATTAACGATGCAATGTCTGCAGGAGCATATATTTCTTTGAACGCTGATCAAATTGTAATGACACCAGGGTCTGAGATGGGAGCTGCACAAGTAATTGAAGGTGGCTCAGGTACTGCTGCAGATGACAAAGCACATTCAGCGTGGTTGGCTGCAATGAGAAGTGCTGCAGAATTAAATGACCGTGATCCACAATATGCATTAGCAATGGCAGACTCAGAGATAGACATTCCAGAGTATGGTGCGCCTAGTGGAAGGTTATTAACATTAACTTCTAGTGAAGCATATGAGGTAGGTTATGCGGAAGCGATTGCTCAAAACCGCCAAGAACTTCTTGAATACTTAAACCTCGAAAATGCCGAGGAAAGAGAAGCAGAAGTAAGTTTTGCTGAACAAATTGCCCGCTTTGTCACACATCCAATTGTTATCCCTATTTTGCTTTCGATTGGAAGTATGGGGCTTGTGCTGGAGTTGTATTCACCCGGATTTGGAATCCCTGGAATTATGGGAGCTTCTGCATTATTTTTATATTTCTTTGGACATATGGTAGCTGGATTTGCAGGCTGGGAAACATTTATCCTGTTTTCTGTCGGTGTTATTTTGTTACTCATTGAAATATTTGTACCCGGTTTCGGTATATTTGGTATTATTGGAATCGGGGCTATTATAGGGAGTATGGTTTTAGCGTCATATTCAACAATGAATATTCTCCTTTCCATTTTAATTGCAGCAGTTTTAACAACCATCGTTTCTATACTATTCTTTAAATACGTTGGATACAGGGGGCCGTTAAAGCGGGTTATCCTAAATGATGCGACAAAAAATGAAGAAGGTTACGTATCGAATGAAACGAGAACAGATATTGTCGGTAACGTTGGGGAGGCTCTTACGACGTTACGACCATCTGGAACTGCTCTGATTGGTGAGGAACGACTTGACGTCGTATCCGAAGGAGGATATATTGAACAAGGAAGAAATGTAAAGGTCATTTCCACAGCAGGCTCGCGCATTGTTGTTCGCGAAGTTAGTGGAGATACCGAAAACAAAGAAAATGAATGA
- the floA gene encoding flotillin-like protein FloA (flotillin-like protein involved in membrane lipid rafts), protein MPAEIGLIITLGLIIVALAVLFTFVPVALWISAWAAGVRVGIFQLVGMRLRRVIPHRVVNPLIKAVKAGLDISTNKLEGHYLAGGNVDRVVNALIAAQRANIDLSFERCAAIDLAGRDVLEAVQMSVNPKVIETPFIAGVAMDGIEVKAKARITVRANIDRLVGGAGEDTVIARVGEGIVSTIGSATNHKEVLENPDMISQTVLKKGLDSGTAFEILSIDIADIDIGKNIGAGLQTDQAEADKVIAQAKAEERRAMAVAKEQEMSARVEEMRAKVVEAEAEVPLAMSEALRSGNMGVMDYMNLKNVMADTDMRDSIGKATNDDTDNNEGTDTKY, encoded by the coding sequence ATGCCAGCAGAAATTGGTCTAATTATTACGCTAGGACTTATTATTGTCGCATTGGCAGTATTATTTACTTTTGTTCCAGTTGCACTATGGATTTCCGCATGGGCGGCAGGAGTAAGAGTAGGGATTTTCCAATTAGTAGGGATGAGGTTACGTCGAGTTATTCCTCACCGTGTTGTTAACCCGTTAATTAAAGCAGTAAAAGCAGGTTTAGACATTAGTACAAACAAGCTTGAAGGACACTACTTAGCTGGTGGTAATGTTGATCGCGTGGTAAACGCATTAATTGCTGCTCAAAGAGCGAATATCGATTTAAGCTTTGAACGTTGCGCAGCGATCGACTTAGCTGGACGTGACGTACTAGAAGCGGTTCAAATGAGTGTAAATCCGAAAGTTATTGAAACACCTTTTATTGCCGGTGTTGCAATGGACGGGATCGAAGTAAAAGCGAAAGCACGTATTACTGTACGAGCGAACATCGATCGACTTGTCGGTGGTGCAGGTGAAGATACAGTAATTGCTCGTGTTGGTGAAGGGATCGTTTCAACAATCGGTTCTGCAACAAACCATAAAGAAGTATTAGAAAATCCGGATATGATCTCTCAAACGGTATTAAAGAAAGGTTTAGACTCTGGTACTGCATTTGAAATCTTATCAATCGATATCGCCGATATTGATATCGGTAAGAACATCGGTGCAGGATTACAGACGGACCAAGCGGAAGCAGATAAAGTCATCGCACAAGCAAAAGCAGAAGAGCGTCGTGCAATGGCCGTTGCGAAAGAACAAGAAATGAGCGCGCGAGTTGAAGAAATGCGTGCGAAAGTTGTTGAGGCAGAGGCTGAAGTACCACTTGCGATGTCTGAAGCATTACGTTCAGGAAACATGGGTGTTATGGACTACATGAACTTAAAAAACGTAATGGCTGACACTGATATGCGTGACTCAATTGGAAAAGCAACAAATGATGATACTGACAATAATGAGGGAACAGATACAAAATATTAG
- the cysK gene encoding cysteine synthase A, whose product MSNVIKRPKIAKDLTELIGRTPLLRLNNVSDATGVEVVGKLEYFNPHGSVKDRIGNAMISVAEKDGIITKDTTIIEPTSGNTGIALAFVCAAKGYRLILVMPDTMSVERRKLLKALGAELVLTEGAKGMKGAISKANELVEETPNAFMPQQFENEANPEVHRNTTAEEIWEDTNGNVDILISGIGTGGTITGVTEVLKRRNPSFKAIAVEPTDSAVLSGGSPGPHKLQGIGPGFVPEILNTDLYEEVVKVTRDDAFEASRKIGKEEGLLVGISSGAALHAAKVVAERPENKQKTIVVVLPDTGERYRSTPLFDEE is encoded by the coding sequence ATGAGTAATGTTATAAAAAGACCAAAAATAGCGAAAGATTTAACGGAGTTAATCGGAAGAACACCTTTACTACGGCTAAACAATGTTAGTGATGCGACAGGTGTTGAAGTAGTAGGGAAATTAGAGTATTTTAACCCACATGGCAGTGTCAAAGATCGTATTGGTAATGCGATGATCTCAGTAGCTGAGAAAGATGGGATCATTACAAAAGATACCACTATTATTGAACCGACAAGTGGTAATACGGGTATTGCTTTGGCGTTTGTTTGTGCTGCCAAAGGTTATCGCTTAATTCTTGTTATGCCAGATACGATGAGTGTAGAACGAAGAAAGTTATTAAAGGCGTTAGGTGCAGAATTAGTTTTAACTGAAGGTGCGAAAGGAATGAAAGGTGCTATTTCAAAAGCGAATGAACTAGTTGAAGAAACCCCAAATGCTTTTATGCCTCAACAGTTTGAGAATGAAGCAAATCCTGAAGTTCATCGCAATACAACTGCTGAAGAGATTTGGGAAGATACAAATGGAAATGTTGATATCTTAATTAGTGGAATAGGTACAGGTGGAACAATTACAGGGGTAACCGAAGTACTTAAAAGGAGAAATCCTTCGTTTAAAGCTATAGCGGTAGAACCAACTGATTCTGCAGTTTTAAGTGGTGGCAGTCCAGGACCACATAAGCTTCAAGGAATAGGACCAGGGTTTGTTCCTGAGATTTTAAATACAGACCTCTATGAAGAAGTGGTAAAGGTAACAAGAGATGATGCGTTCGAAGCTAGCCGTAAAATTGGTAAAGAAGAGGGCCTTCTCGTAGGGATTTCCTCAGGTGCAGCTTTACATGCTGCGAAAGTGGTAGCTGAACGTCCTGAAAATAAACAAAAGACAATTGTTGTAGTTCTTCCAGATACTGGTGAGAGATATCGTTCAACACCGTTATTTGATGAAGAATAA
- the yqfC gene encoding sporulation protein YqfC — translation MKNLQKMIRQWMTKNMDLPADVMMDMPRVTMIGHFHIYIENHRGLIRFTNEELRLRLTEGELLIIGHSFVIKNILPEEILLEGVVDDVKFIHTNN, via the coding sequence ATGAAGAATTTACAGAAGATGATCAGACAATGGATGACGAAAAACATGGATCTTCCTGCTGATGTCATGATGGATATGCCGAGAGTGACGATGATTGGTCACTTTCATATATATATTGAAAATCACCGCGGCCTCATACGTTTTACAAATGAAGAATTAAGGCTGCGGTTGACAGAGGGCGAGCTCCTTATTATAGGACATTCGTTTGTTATTAAGAATATTTTGCCAGAAGAAATTTTATTAGAAGGTGTGGTCGATGATGTCAAGTTTATTCATACCAATAATTAA
- the yqfD gene encoding sporulation protein YqfD has protein sequence MKNNWVHKVTGSVRVKVKGPYPELFINRCIHENIRVWDIKYPGSDVLVCSILLDEVPKLRGLAKRSNCKISFLERKGLPFLYKRMKRRSGLVIGAFLFFALLFFLSNMVWDIEIEGASPDVEHQLRQTVNELGVKKGAFQFRLPKPENIQSFVTDEIKDATWIGVTVKGTTYHFQVVEKELAEPKAAESPGHLVAKRKAVIYDMFVEDGMPVVEPNQVVEKGQLLVSGLVGKEGEEQRISAEGEVYGEFWYKAKVRLPVEREIDTVTGERYKMHKVYFGSFPLPFWGWNAPEYDEVKVEEYKTNWSIFGFDIPINYGYKEYLETERALVTGSEEELTEVAVEKGKEKLLDRFTDNAEIMGEKVLHHEVEGGKVIVTIHYRIVDEIAEKQPIIQGD, from the coding sequence ATGAAGAATAACTGGGTACATAAGGTTACTGGCAGTGTTCGAGTGAAGGTGAAAGGACCATACCCAGAATTGTTTATCAATCGTTGTATTCACGAAAATATACGTGTTTGGGACATCAAATACCCAGGAAGTGATGTCCTTGTTTGTTCCATTTTATTGGACGAGGTGCCAAAACTTCGTGGGCTTGCCAAACGATCAAACTGTAAGATCTCGTTTTTAGAGAGAAAAGGATTGCCGTTTCTATATAAGCGGATGAAAAGACGAAGTGGATTAGTAATTGGTGCATTTCTTTTCTTTGCTTTACTCTTTTTTCTTTCAAATATGGTTTGGGATATTGAAATTGAAGGAGCTTCACCTGATGTGGAGCATCAACTGCGACAGACTGTAAATGAATTAGGCGTTAAGAAAGGAGCCTTTCAATTCCGCTTACCTAAACCAGAGAATATTCAATCATTTGTTACTGATGAAATTAAAGATGCAACATGGATCGGTGTGACAGTGAAAGGAACAACCTATCATTTTCAAGTAGTTGAAAAGGAATTAGCAGAACCGAAAGCCGCAGAATCTCCCGGACACCTCGTTGCAAAGCGGAAAGCGGTTATATACGATATGTTTGTTGAGGATGGAATGCCTGTTGTTGAACCGAATCAAGTCGTGGAAAAAGGTCAACTTCTTGTTTCAGGACTAGTTGGAAAAGAAGGTGAAGAACAGCGAATATCTGCAGAGGGTGAAGTGTATGGTGAATTTTGGTATAAGGCGAAAGTACGATTACCTGTAGAACGAGAAATCGATACAGTAACGGGTGAACGTTATAAAATGCATAAAGTTTATTTTGGGTCATTTCCTTTACCTTTTTGGGGATGGAATGCACCTGAGTATGATGAAGTGAAAGTGGAAGAATATAAAACAAATTGGAGTATATTTGGTTTTGATATTCCGATAAACTATGGATATAAAGAGTATTTAGAAACTGAACGCGCATTAGTCACAGGTAGTGAAGAGGAATTGACAGAGGTAGCAGTTGAAAAAGGGAAAGAAAAACTGCTGGATCGTTTTACAGACAACGCAGAAATAATGGGTGAAAAAGTTTTGCACCATGAGGTAGAGGGTGGTAAAGTTATAGTAACTATCCATTACCGCATTGTTGATGAAATTGCGGAAAAACAACCGATAATTCAAGGAGACTGA